Proteins found in one Quercus robur chromosome 2, dhQueRobu3.1, whole genome shotgun sequence genomic segment:
- the LOC126708949 gene encoding branched-chain amino acid aminotransferase 1, mitochondrial-like isoform X2, which yields MIQRISAGFGNLVQSFRVASSSSKIGCYYGFSSQASSSPQQMCEPSIYRDDDYADLDWDNLGFGIMPTDYMYLMKCSNGEDFEQGQLNRYGNIELGPAAGVLNYGQAVYEGTKVHRKEDGRLLLFRPEQNAIRMKFGAERMSMPSPSIDQFVDAVKQTVLANKRWVPPPGKGSLYIRPLLMGSGQILGLGAAPEYTFLVYVSPVGNYFKEGFAPLNLYVEKEFDRASRGGTGGIKSITNYAPGLKALTKAKNRGFSDVLYLDSVNRKNIEEVSSCNIFIVKGNAISTPAVNGTILPGVTRRSIIEIARDHGYQVEERVIPIDELTDADEVFCTGTAVGVASVGSTTYEGKRIKFKTGAQTVSQELYSTLVGIKTGLIEDKMGWIVEIE from the exons ATGATTCAAAGAATAAGCGCAGGCTTTGGCAATCTGGTTCAATCGTTTCGAGTTGCTTCTTCTTCCTCCAAG ATTGGATGTTACTATGGATTTTCATCTCAGGCTTCATCTTCTCCGCAACAAATGTGCGAACCATCTATTTATCG AGATGATGACTACGCTGATTTGGACTGGGATAATCTTGGATTTGGTATAATGCCAACTGATTACATGTACCTTATGAAATGTTCTAACGGAGAGGATTTTGAACAAGGTCAACTTAATCGTTATGGAAACATTGAGTTGGGCCCTGCTGCTGGAGTTCTGAATTATGGGCAG GCAGTGTATGAAGGTACAAAAGTACATAGGAAAGAAGATGGGCGGCTTCTTCTCTTCCGTCCAGAGCAGAATGCGATTCGCATGAAATTTGGAGCGGAGAGAATGAGCATGCCATCACCCTCCATTGATCAATTTGTAGATGCTGTGAAGCAGACTGTCCTAGCCAACAAGCGTTGG GTTCCTCCTCCAGGAAAAGGGTCTCTGTACATTAGGCCTCTGCTCATGGGAAGTGGTCAAATATTGGGTTTGGGTGCAGCACCTGAATACACTTTCCTAGTATATGTTTCCCCTGTTGGCAACTATTTCAAG GAGGGTTTTGCACCCTTGAACTTGTATGTTGAGAAAGAGTTTGATCGTGCCTCTCGTGGTGGAACTGGAGGTATCAAATCAATCACCAACTATGCCCCT GGTTTGAAAGCATTGACTAAAGCAAAGAACAGAGGATTTTCTGATGTCTTATATCTAGACTCAgtgaataggaaaaatattgaGGAGGTCTCCTCTTGTAACATTTTTATTGTGAAg GGCAATGCTATTTCAACTCCTGCAGTAAATGGGACCATTCTTCCAGGAGTCACCCGTAGAAGCATCATTGAGATTGCTCGTGATCATGGTTACCAG GTCGAGGAACGTGTTATTCCTATTGATGAATTGACTGATGCCGATGAAGTTTTCTGCACAGGAACTGCTGTTGGTGTTGCTTCTGTAGGTAGCACTACGTATGAAGGGAAAAG GATTAAATTTAAAACGGGTGCTCAGACTGTGTCCCAGGAGCTATACTCAACCCTTGTAGGAATAAAAACGGGTTTGATTGAGGATAAGATGGGCTGGATAGTAGAGATAGAATAG
- the LOC126708949 gene encoding branched-chain amino acid aminotransferase 1, mitochondrial-like isoform X1: protein MASSFGSCLEESMKKKEAENPVVYSKTWCSSVCFRNLLQSLRATSSSSKIGCYYGFSSQASSSPQQMCEPSIYRDDDYADLDWDNLGFGIMPTDYMYLMKCSNGEDFEQGQLNRYGNIELGPAAGVLNYGQAVYEGTKVHRKEDGRLLLFRPEQNAIRMKFGAERMSMPSPSIDQFVDAVKQTVLANKRWVPPPGKGSLYIRPLLMGSGQILGLGAAPEYTFLVYVSPVGNYFKEGFAPLNLYVEKEFDRASRGGTGGIKSITNYAPGLKALTKAKNRGFSDVLYLDSVNRKNIEEVSSCNIFIVKGNAISTPAVNGTILPGVTRRSIIEIARDHGYQVEERVIPIDELTDADEVFCTGTAVGVASVGSTTYEGKRIKFKTGAQTVSQELYSTLVGIKTGLIEDKMGWIVEIE from the exons ATGGCTTCCTCCTTTGGGTCTTGCCTTGAAGAGAgcatgaagaagaaagaggcTGAGAACCCAGTTGTTTATTCCAAAACTTGGTGCTC GAGTGTATGCTTTCGCAATTTGCTTCAATCTCTTCGAGCTACTTCTTCCTCATccaag ATTGGATGTTACTATGGATTTTCATCTCAGGCTTCATCTTCTCCGCAACAAATGTGCGAACCATCTATTTATCG AGATGATGACTACGCTGATTTGGACTGGGATAATCTTGGATTTGGTATAATGCCAACTGATTACATGTACCTTATGAAATGTTCTAACGGAGAGGATTTTGAACAAGGTCAACTTAATCGTTATGGAAACATTGAGTTGGGCCCTGCTGCTGGAGTTCTGAATTATGGGCAG GCAGTGTATGAAGGTACAAAAGTACATAGGAAAGAAGATGGGCGGCTTCTTCTCTTCCGTCCAGAGCAGAATGCGATTCGCATGAAATTTGGAGCGGAGAGAATGAGCATGCCATCACCCTCCATTGATCAATTTGTAGATGCTGTGAAGCAGACTGTCCTAGCCAACAAGCGTTGG GTTCCTCCTCCAGGAAAAGGGTCTCTGTACATTAGGCCTCTGCTCATGGGAAGTGGTCAAATATTGGGTTTGGGTGCAGCACCTGAATACACTTTCCTAGTATATGTTTCCCCTGTTGGCAACTATTTCAAG GAGGGTTTTGCACCCTTGAACTTGTATGTTGAGAAAGAGTTTGATCGTGCCTCTCGTGGTGGAACTGGAGGTATCAAATCAATCACCAACTATGCCCCT GGTTTGAAAGCATTGACTAAAGCAAAGAACAGAGGATTTTCTGATGTCTTATATCTAGACTCAgtgaataggaaaaatattgaGGAGGTCTCCTCTTGTAACATTTTTATTGTGAAg GGCAATGCTATTTCAACTCCTGCAGTAAATGGGACCATTCTTCCAGGAGTCACCCGTAGAAGCATCATTGAGATTGCTCGTGATCATGGTTACCAG GTCGAGGAACGTGTTATTCCTATTGATGAATTGACTGATGCCGATGAAGTTTTCTGCACAGGAACTGCTGTTGGTGTTGCTTCTGTAGGTAGCACTACGTATGAAGGGAAAAG GATTAAATTTAAAACGGGTGCTCAGACTGTGTCCCAGGAGCTATACTCAACCCTTGTAGGAATAAAAACGGGTTTGATTGAGGATAAGATGGGCTGGATAGTAGAGATAGAATAG
- the LOC126708949 gene encoding branched-chain amino acid aminotransferase 1, mitochondrial-like isoform X4 has product MASSFGSCLEESMKKKEAENPVVYSKTWCSSVCFRNLLQSLRATSSSSKIGCYYGFSSQASSSPQQMCEPSIYRDDDYADLDWDNLGFGIMPTDYMYLMKCSNGEDFEQGQLNRYGNIELGPAAGVLNYGQAVYEGTKVHRKEDGRLLLFRPEQNAIRMKFGAERMSMPSPSIDQFVDAVKQTVLANKRWVPPPGKGSLYIRPLLMGSGQILGLGAAPEYTFLVYVSPVGNYFKGNAISTPAVNGTILPGVTRRSIIEIARDHGYQVEERVIPIDELTDADEVFCTGTAVGVASVGSTTYEGKRIKFKTGAQTVSQELYSTLVGIKTGLIEDKMGWIVEIE; this is encoded by the exons ATGGCTTCCTCCTTTGGGTCTTGCCTTGAAGAGAgcatgaagaagaaagaggcTGAGAACCCAGTTGTTTATTCCAAAACTTGGTGCTC GAGTGTATGCTTTCGCAATTTGCTTCAATCTCTTCGAGCTACTTCTTCCTCATccaag ATTGGATGTTACTATGGATTTTCATCTCAGGCTTCATCTTCTCCGCAACAAATGTGCGAACCATCTATTTATCG AGATGATGACTACGCTGATTTGGACTGGGATAATCTTGGATTTGGTATAATGCCAACTGATTACATGTACCTTATGAAATGTTCTAACGGAGAGGATTTTGAACAAGGTCAACTTAATCGTTATGGAAACATTGAGTTGGGCCCTGCTGCTGGAGTTCTGAATTATGGGCAG GCAGTGTATGAAGGTACAAAAGTACATAGGAAAGAAGATGGGCGGCTTCTTCTCTTCCGTCCAGAGCAGAATGCGATTCGCATGAAATTTGGAGCGGAGAGAATGAGCATGCCATCACCCTCCATTGATCAATTTGTAGATGCTGTGAAGCAGACTGTCCTAGCCAACAAGCGTTGG GTTCCTCCTCCAGGAAAAGGGTCTCTGTACATTAGGCCTCTGCTCATGGGAAGTGGTCAAATATTGGGTTTGGGTGCAGCACCTGAATACACTTTCCTAGTATATGTTTCCCCTGTTGGCAACTATTTCAAG GGCAATGCTATTTCAACTCCTGCAGTAAATGGGACCATTCTTCCAGGAGTCACCCGTAGAAGCATCATTGAGATTGCTCGTGATCATGGTTACCAG GTCGAGGAACGTGTTATTCCTATTGATGAATTGACTGATGCCGATGAAGTTTTCTGCACAGGAACTGCTGTTGGTGTTGCTTCTGTAGGTAGCACTACGTATGAAGGGAAAAG GATTAAATTTAAAACGGGTGCTCAGACTGTGTCCCAGGAGCTATACTCAACCCTTGTAGGAATAAAAACGGGTTTGATTGAGGATAAGATGGGCTGGATAGTAGAGATAGAATAG
- the LOC126708949 gene encoding branched-chain amino acid aminotransferase 1, mitochondrial-like isoform X3, with translation MCEPSIYRDDDYADLDWDNLGFGIMPTDYMYLMKCSNGEDFEQGQLNRYGNIELGPAAGVLNYGQAVYEGTKVHRKEDGRLLLFRPEQNAIRMKFGAERMSMPSPSIDQFVDAVKQTVLANKRWVPPPGKGSLYIRPLLMGSGQILGLGAAPEYTFLVYVSPVGNYFKEGFAPLNLYVEKEFDRASRGGTGGIKSITNYAPGLKALTKAKNRGFSDVLYLDSVNRKNIEEVSSCNIFIVKGNAISTPAVNGTILPGVTRRSIIEIARDHGYQVEERVIPIDELTDADEVFCTGTAVGVASVGSTTYEGKRIKFKTGAQTVSQELYSTLVGIKTGLIEDKMGWIVEIE, from the exons ATGTGCGAACCATCTATTTATCG AGATGATGACTACGCTGATTTGGACTGGGATAATCTTGGATTTGGTATAATGCCAACTGATTACATGTACCTTATGAAATGTTCTAACGGAGAGGATTTTGAACAAGGTCAACTTAATCGTTATGGAAACATTGAGTTGGGCCCTGCTGCTGGAGTTCTGAATTATGGGCAG GCAGTGTATGAAGGTACAAAAGTACATAGGAAAGAAGATGGGCGGCTTCTTCTCTTCCGTCCAGAGCAGAATGCGATTCGCATGAAATTTGGAGCGGAGAGAATGAGCATGCCATCACCCTCCATTGATCAATTTGTAGATGCTGTGAAGCAGACTGTCCTAGCCAACAAGCGTTGG GTTCCTCCTCCAGGAAAAGGGTCTCTGTACATTAGGCCTCTGCTCATGGGAAGTGGTCAAATATTGGGTTTGGGTGCAGCACCTGAATACACTTTCCTAGTATATGTTTCCCCTGTTGGCAACTATTTCAAG GAGGGTTTTGCACCCTTGAACTTGTATGTTGAGAAAGAGTTTGATCGTGCCTCTCGTGGTGGAACTGGAGGTATCAAATCAATCACCAACTATGCCCCT GGTTTGAAAGCATTGACTAAAGCAAAGAACAGAGGATTTTCTGATGTCTTATATCTAGACTCAgtgaataggaaaaatattgaGGAGGTCTCCTCTTGTAACATTTTTATTGTGAAg GGCAATGCTATTTCAACTCCTGCAGTAAATGGGACCATTCTTCCAGGAGTCACCCGTAGAAGCATCATTGAGATTGCTCGTGATCATGGTTACCAG GTCGAGGAACGTGTTATTCCTATTGATGAATTGACTGATGCCGATGAAGTTTTCTGCACAGGAACTGCTGTTGGTGTTGCTTCTGTAGGTAGCACTACGTATGAAGGGAAAAG GATTAAATTTAAAACGGGTGCTCAGACTGTGTCCCAGGAGCTATACTCAACCCTTGTAGGAATAAAAACGGGTTTGATTGAGGATAAGATGGGCTGGATAGTAGAGATAGAATAG
- the LOC126708949 gene encoding branched-chain amino acid aminotransferase 1, mitochondrial-like isoform X5 has protein sequence MPTDYMYLMKCSNGEDFEQGQLNRYGNIELGPAAGVLNYGQAVYEGTKVHRKEDGRLLLFRPEQNAIRMKFGAERMSMPSPSIDQFVDAVKQTVLANKRWVPPPGKGSLYIRPLLMGSGQILGLGAAPEYTFLVYVSPVGNYFKEGFAPLNLYVEKEFDRASRGGTGGIKSITNYAPGLKALTKAKNRGFSDVLYLDSVNRKNIEEVSSCNIFIVKGNAISTPAVNGTILPGVTRRSIIEIARDHGYQVEERVIPIDELTDADEVFCTGTAVGVASVGSTTYEGKRIKFKTGAQTVSQELYSTLVGIKTGLIEDKMGWIVEIE, from the exons ATGCCAACTGATTACATGTACCTTATGAAATGTTCTAACGGAGAGGATTTTGAACAAGGTCAACTTAATCGTTATGGAAACATTGAGTTGGGCCCTGCTGCTGGAGTTCTGAATTATGGGCAG GCAGTGTATGAAGGTACAAAAGTACATAGGAAAGAAGATGGGCGGCTTCTTCTCTTCCGTCCAGAGCAGAATGCGATTCGCATGAAATTTGGAGCGGAGAGAATGAGCATGCCATCACCCTCCATTGATCAATTTGTAGATGCTGTGAAGCAGACTGTCCTAGCCAACAAGCGTTGG GTTCCTCCTCCAGGAAAAGGGTCTCTGTACATTAGGCCTCTGCTCATGGGAAGTGGTCAAATATTGGGTTTGGGTGCAGCACCTGAATACACTTTCCTAGTATATGTTTCCCCTGTTGGCAACTATTTCAAG GAGGGTTTTGCACCCTTGAACTTGTATGTTGAGAAAGAGTTTGATCGTGCCTCTCGTGGTGGAACTGGAGGTATCAAATCAATCACCAACTATGCCCCT GGTTTGAAAGCATTGACTAAAGCAAAGAACAGAGGATTTTCTGATGTCTTATATCTAGACTCAgtgaataggaaaaatattgaGGAGGTCTCCTCTTGTAACATTTTTATTGTGAAg GGCAATGCTATTTCAACTCCTGCAGTAAATGGGACCATTCTTCCAGGAGTCACCCGTAGAAGCATCATTGAGATTGCTCGTGATCATGGTTACCAG GTCGAGGAACGTGTTATTCCTATTGATGAATTGACTGATGCCGATGAAGTTTTCTGCACAGGAACTGCTGTTGGTGTTGCTTCTGTAGGTAGCACTACGTATGAAGGGAAAAG GATTAAATTTAAAACGGGTGCTCAGACTGTGTCCCAGGAGCTATACTCAACCCTTGTAGGAATAAAAACGGGTTTGATTGAGGATAAGATGGGCTGGATAGTAGAGATAGAATAG
- the LOC126708986 gene encoding cationic peroxidase 1-like, with the protein MKFSCFGKVMAFFSSSILSFSTLFLFMLGIASAQLSSNFYSNSCPTALSIIRGAVNTAVSKENRMGASLLRLHFHDCFVNGCDASVLLDDTTSFKGEKTARPNAKSLRGYDVIDTIKSQLERECPGVVSCADILAVAARDSVVKLHGTTWTVPLGRRDAITASFDDATKNLPSPTLDLTALKSAFSNKGFTASEMVTLSGAHTIGQVQCSVIRDRIYKENNIDSNFAASIKKNCPSTGGDTNLSPLDQTAGVFDNTYFKDLVNKKGLMHSDQQLFNGGSTDSQVNTYSQNSAKFFSDFGCAMIKMGNLSPLTGSKGEIRTNCRKTN; encoded by the exons ATGAAGTTTTCTTGTTTTGGTAAAGTCATGGCTTTCTTTTCCTCCTCTATTCTCTCCTTTTCTACTTTATTCTTGTTTATGTTGGGAATAGCTTCTGCTCAGCTATCATCCAACTTCTATTCGAATTCTTGCCCTACGGCTCTCTCTATAATTCGAGGCGCAGTAAACACTGCAGTGTCCAAAGAGAATCGTATGGGAGCCTCGTTACTCCGCCTCCATTTCCATGATTGCTTTGTCAAT GGTTGTGATGCATCTGTGTTGTTGGATGACACCACCAGTTTCAAAGGAGAGAAGACGGCGAGGCCCAATGCCAAGTCATTGAGAGGATATGATGTGATTGACACCATTAAATCTCAACTTGAAAGGGAATGCCCTGGAGTTGTGTCTTGTGCTGATATTTTAGCTGTTGCAGCTCGTGATTCTGTTGTTAAG TTGCATGGCACTACATGGACCGTTCCATTAGGCAGAAGAGATGCAATCACAGCTAGTTTTGATGATGCCACAAAAAACCTCCCTTCCCCCACTTTAGATCTTACTGCTCTTAAATCTGCATTCAGCAACAAGGGTTTTACTGCTTCAGAAATGGTGACTCTCTCAG GAGCGCACACCATAGGTCAAGTACAATGCAGTGTAATTCGGGATCGTATCTATAAAGAGAATAATATAGATTCAAACTTTGCGGCATCAATAAAGAAAAACTGCCCAAGTACAGGCGGAGATACTAATTTATCTCCTCTTGACCAAACAGCTGGAGTTTTTGATAACACTTATTTCAAGGATTTAGTGAACAAAAAGGGCCTTATGCACTCAGATCAACAGCTCTTCAATGGTGGCTCCACAGATTCCCAAGTGAACACCTATAGCCAGAACTCAGCAAAGTTCTTCTCTGATTTTGGGTGTGCCATGATAAAAATGGGAAACCTCAGCCCACTTACTGGCTCAAAAGGAGAGATCAGAACCAATTGTAGGAAGACTAATTGA